The proteins below come from a single Chryseobacterium capnotolerans genomic window:
- a CDS encoding T9SS type A sorting domain-containing protein, translating into MPEAAGFFKPAVFLYIHTLTKQISIYENKFISRKLPDKGFAILFSPVPYKLIFFGAKKVYANGQESTTSGLLCVGCGVDHPERAVGNNESDYSVIKTDLGILAGIEQTLYFPETSKLNNLVIGFGSDNNIPISLLLSAQLLSSISVETYYEGGGLQLYKESQIITNNLVKVDPQDPNKATIEFTPTNLYNRAKITFRGILGLNNKLRIYYAYYKEISRCSPPANPIHYYPFNGNTSDYSGATTVFNLFTTSIGNTVFKDSMICKEGLSYLPADPTYTIRNTLNPLPVPQPKAPRTVSFWARIDKGGYIDLTLYGERIKITEDSIIIRPVDENHNFDKKYFGRMSRPNPIPTGNSLNFYTLDFNNDPTPQYANSYYQNVSLFHPPYYPVDFCLSVNGSPSSAPFPIGVNGSGFPATNYCTHWAPYYTGKSDTTFMISLNKAQMDEFLIYGKKISPSRLFDAYSQSITIDSSIVKKTSLPENNIFIISPNPTTGSITLDGNMSLIDSYITIRNISGKEVYHPKIGSKTFDLPSTLPNGIYVLSIETKDGKIHSRKIILSR; encoded by the coding sequence ATGCCAGAGGCGGCAGGCTTTTTCAAGCCTGCCGTTTTTTTATATATTCATACTCTAACCAAACAAATCTCAATCTATGAAAACAAATTTATTAGCAGGAAACTACCTGATAAGGGCTTTGCTATTCTCTTTAGTCCTGTCCCATATAAGCTCATTTTCTTTGGCGCAAAAAAAGTGTATGCCAATGGACAGGAATCTACAACTTCCGGACTTTTATGTGTAGGATGTGGAGTAGATCATCCTGAACGTGCAGTAGGTAATAACGAAAGTGATTATTCTGTTATAAAAACTGATTTGGGTATTTTAGCTGGTATTGAACAAACCTTATACTTCCCTGAAACTTCTAAACTTAACAATCTGGTGATTGGCTTCGGTTCTGATAATAATATTCCCATTTCATTACTTTTATCTGCCCAACTATTGAGTTCAATTTCCGTAGAAACATATTACGAAGGTGGAGGATTACAATTATATAAAGAATCACAAATCATAACCAATAACTTAGTAAAAGTAGATCCTCAGGACCCTAATAAAGCAACTATTGAATTTACTCCGACTAATTTGTACAATCGGGCAAAAATAACTTTTCGTGGAATTCTAGGTCTTAACAATAAGCTTCGGATTTATTATGCCTATTATAAAGAAATATCAAGATGCAGCCCTCCAGCTAACCCTATCCATTATTATCCTTTTAATGGAAACACGTCTGATTACTCTGGTGCCACAACAGTATTTAATTTATTTACAACCAGTATAGGAAATACTGTTTTTAAAGACAGCATGATCTGCAAAGAAGGACTTTCTTATCTGCCAGCAGACCCTACTTATACCATTCGCAATACATTAAATCCATTACCCGTCCCCCAGCCTAAAGCGCCAAGAACGGTTTCATTTTGGGCCCGAATAGATAAAGGAGGTTATATTGATCTCACTCTCTATGGTGAAAGGATTAAAATTACAGAAGACAGTATAATTATAAGGCCTGTTGATGAGAATCATAATTTTGACAAAAAGTACTTTGGCAGAATGTCAAGGCCCAATCCGATACCTACTGGAAATTCCCTAAACTTTTATACATTAGATTTTAATAACGATCCCACTCCACAGTATGCAAATTCTTACTATCAAAATGTCAGCCTTTTTCACCCTCCCTACTACCCTGTTGATTTCTGTTTATCCGTCAATGGCTCCCCAAGTTCTGCTCCTTTTCCTATAGGAGTGAATGGGTCTGGTTTTCCAGCAACCAATTATTGCACACATTGGGCTCCCTATTACACGGGAAAATCCGATACTACCTTTATGATTTCTCTTAATAAGGCGCAGATGGATGAATTTCTTATTTATGGTAAAAAGATTTCACCTTCCCGGCTTTTTGATGCTTACTCACAATCTATTACAATCGACTCTTCGATTGTAAAAAAAACATCCTTACCCGAAAATAATATATTTATTATTTCTCCAAATCCCACTACAGGGTCAATTACATTAGATGGAAATATGAGTCTAATAGATTCGTATATCACTATCAGAAATATATCAGGAAAAGAAGTATATCACCCTAAAATCGGATCAAAAACATTTGATCTGCCTTCAACCCTGCCTAATGGCATTTATGTTCTTAGTATAGAAACAAAAGATGGGAAAATACATTCCCGAAAAATAATTCTGTCAAGATAA
- a CDS encoding YncE family protein, translating into MRKLNIYFLFLTLIALVSCRTDDVIIPMEVVEGLNPVEKTKIKGFYVLNEGNMGSNKCTLDFFDYTKGTYFRNIYSEINPNVLKELGDVGNDIKIYGSKMYIVVNVSNTIEVLEAKTAKHIKSIYLQNCRYMTFKDGKAYASSYAGPVDINPLAPKGKVAEIDTISLTIQRTATVGYQPEEMEIVGNQLFVANSGGYMVPNYDRTVSVIDLNTFTEKKKIDVAINLHRLKKDNYGDLYVTSRGDYYNVPSNLYLIDAATGNIKKDFHIAVSEMTIVNDKLYYYGNEFNYNTHSYVKTYGIIDVKTEQVISNRIIDKEYEDLIKTPYGIAVNPITEDIYITDARNYVSMGFVYCFDKNGHFKWKTEGGNIPAHFAFLYN; encoded by the coding sequence ATGAGAAAACTAAATATTTATTTTCTGTTTTTGACATTAATTGCCCTTGTTTCATGTCGTACCGATGATGTCATTATTCCCATGGAAGTAGTGGAAGGGCTTAATCCCGTTGAGAAAACAAAAATAAAAGGATTCTACGTATTGAACGAAGGAAATATGGGAAGCAATAAATGCACCCTTGATTTCTTTGATTATACCAAAGGAACCTATTTCAGAAATATTTATTCCGAGATCAACCCGAATGTTTTAAAAGAGTTGGGGGACGTTGGAAATGATATTAAAATCTATGGAAGCAAAATGTACATTGTGGTAAATGTTTCTAATACCATCGAAGTCTTGGAAGCGAAAACAGCCAAGCATATCAAGTCTATTTATCTACAGAATTGCAGATACATGACCTTTAAAGATGGGAAAGCTTATGCCAGCAGCTATGCCGGCCCTGTGGATATCAATCCGTTGGCTCCCAAAGGAAAAGTAGCAGAAATAGATACAATATCGCTGACTATTCAACGTACAGCAACAGTAGGATATCAGCCTGAAGAAATGGAAATTGTAGGGAATCAACTATTTGTTGCCAATTCCGGAGGATATATGGTTCCGAATTATGACAGAACCGTTTCAGTGATTGATCTGAACACGTTTACAGAAAAGAAAAAAATTGATGTCGCTATCAACCTTCACCGTCTTAAAAAAGACAATTATGGAGACCTGTATGTAACCTCAAGAGGGGATTATTATAACGTTCCTTCCAATTTATATCTGATAGATGCAGCAACAGGAAACATTAAAAAAGACTTTCATATTGCAGTGAGCGAAATGACTATTGTGAATGATAAACTGTATTACTACGGAAATGAGTTCAATTACAATACCCACTCCTATGTAAAAACCTATGGAATTATAGATGTAAAGACAGAGCAGGTGATTTCCAACAGGATTATTGATAAGGAATATGAAGACCTCATTAAAACACCCTACGGAATTGCTGTAAATCCTATTACAGAAGACATTTATATTACAGATGCCCGAAACTATGTATCCATGGGATTTGTGTACTGCTTTGATAAAAACGGACATTTTAAATGGAAGACCGAAGGCGGAAATATCCCTGCCCACTTCGCTTTTTTATACAATTAA
- a CDS encoding thiopeptide-type bacteriocin biosynthesis protein → MYENDILAIKKSKKPISALKDFFQKWDVTKYVVLVQGDNELFLDITNDTYLLLLLDELKSNTMIQLSEWLLSADGEENYNQQIVLPLENKEAASPNSLLQNKIPSIQRSFAPGSEWLYLKIYCNSNISDSLLSELKPVLDELIAENQIKKAFFIRYTDPHYHIRLRLHIREPQLFAAVLQKLYEHLNPYFQEETIWNLQLDSYHREIERYQPECMEAAEEAFYYDSLLVLNLLGKEIFLDNENVRLFAAVKNVNSWLSVFGLSLQEKLDFCKTMESVFLKEFSSELKAHINSKYRMLKEDLHLFYTGNTWEEELNERDQYVKKLKLEKEALSSYIHMSINRWFSSEQRALELMTYSFAAKYYSRILSQLNNADIS, encoded by the coding sequence ATGTATGAGAATGACATTCTTGCAATCAAAAAATCAAAAAAACCAATATCGGCCTTAAAAGACTTTTTCCAAAAATGGGATGTTACAAAATATGTTGTACTCGTTCAGGGAGATAATGAACTTTTCTTAGATATTACGAATGATACCTATCTTCTATTGCTTCTTGATGAACTAAAAAGTAATACAATGATACAGCTCTCAGAATGGTTGTTATCTGCTGATGGAGAAGAAAATTATAATCAACAAATTGTTCTTCCATTAGAAAATAAAGAAGCAGCCTCCCCAAATAGTTTATTACAAAATAAAATCCCATCCATACAACGGAGTTTTGCACCCGGAAGTGAATGGTTATATCTGAAAATATATTGTAATTCGAACATTTCAGACAGCCTGTTGTCTGAATTAAAACCAGTTTTGGATGAACTAATTGCCGAAAATCAAATTAAAAAAGCTTTTTTCATCAGATATACAGATCCTCATTATCATATCAGGCTGAGACTTCATATAAGAGAACCCCAATTATTTGCTGCAGTGCTTCAGAAGTTGTATGAACATCTTAATCCTTATTTTCAGGAAGAAACGATCTGGAATTTGCAGTTGGATTCTTATCACCGGGAAATCGAAAGATATCAACCGGAATGTATGGAAGCTGCTGAGGAGGCTTTTTATTATGACAGCCTATTAGTCCTGAACTTATTGGGGAAAGAAATCTTCTTAGATAATGAAAATGTAAGATTATTTGCAGCAGTAAAAAATGTAAACTCCTGGCTTTCGGTATTCGGATTATCTTTACAGGAAAAACTCGATTTTTGTAAAACAATGGAGAGTGTGTTTTTAAAAGAATTTTCTTCAGAATTAAAAGCCCATATTAATTCTAAATATAGAATGTTAAAAGAAGATTTGCATTTATTCTATACAGGAAATACATGGGAAGAGGAGTTGAATGAGCGAGATCAATATGTAAAGAAGCTGAAACTCGAAAAAGAAGCTCTTTCAAGTTATATACATATGAGTATTAATCGATGGTTTTCTTCTGAACAACGTGCTTTGGAACTCATGACCTATTCATTTGCAGCAAAATATTATAGTAGAATTTTAAGTCAATTAAATAATGCAGACATCAGTTAA
- a CDS encoding sensor histidine kinase: MQTSVKGITPFLERISQLDFEKFYTPANRILCHTLMWIFFSALFFLNFWVELKMLSTSSLLMTLRGTINNMTVFYLFFYVVIPRIFKSKTWSILLILLCIPLSIYVWLSVNFFQYNILNYFGIDIHEGPLKGLISKNANQSYLQALSLKNVFGNAMLVIYSFSPPFFVKILFDITRLFNRTIYFQKQTSELELQNLNIEKDFLKAQLNPHFLFNTLNNLYGLVVKKDPSAPEAIINISDLMAYTLYESNTEKVPIEKELDFIRNYFYLERMRYSADKDITLDISLPEDIGNTMIAPLLSFTFIENAFKYGLKSGNDNFLKINIHIVNNIFYFAIENDKDKNSKKTTTLGGIGVKNIEKRLKLLYPNNHEILIEDRETSFFVSLSINLT; this comes from the coding sequence ATGCAGACATCAGTTAAAGGAATCACTCCTTTTTTAGAAAGAATCTCTCAACTAGATTTTGAGAAATTTTATACTCCGGCCAATAGAATTCTTTGCCACACATTGATGTGGATTTTCTTTAGTGCACTATTTTTCCTGAATTTTTGGGTAGAGCTAAAGATGTTATCCACATCCAGTTTATTAATGACTTTGCGTGGGACTATCAACAATATGACGGTTTTTTATTTGTTTTTTTATGTTGTAATTCCCAGAATATTTAAAAGTAAAACCTGGAGCATCCTTTTAATTCTTCTTTGTATCCCGCTTTCGATCTATGTTTGGTTATCTGTCAACTTTTTCCAGTATAACATTTTGAATTATTTCGGAATTGATATTCACGAAGGTCCATTGAAAGGACTGATAAGCAAAAATGCCAACCAAAGTTATCTGCAGGCCCTATCACTTAAGAATGTTTTTGGGAACGCAATGCTGGTTATTTATTCCTTTTCGCCGCCTTTCTTTGTGAAAATATTGTTTGATATTACAAGACTTTTTAACAGAACCATCTATTTCCAGAAGCAAACCTCAGAACTTGAACTGCAGAATCTTAATATTGAAAAAGATTTTCTTAAAGCACAGCTGAATCCCCATTTCCTTTTTAATACTCTGAATAACCTGTATGGGCTGGTGGTAAAAAAAGATCCTAGTGCTCCGGAAGCAATTATTAATATCTCAGACCTAATGGCATATACATTATATGAGTCTAATACTGAAAAAGTTCCGATTGAAAAGGAACTTGATTTTATAAGGAATTATTTTTACCTGGAAAGAATGAGATATTCTGCAGATAAAGACATTACATTGGATATTTCTCTTCCTGAAGATATTGGAAATACAATGATTGCTCCGCTCTTAAGCTTTACTTTCATTGAAAATGCATTTAAGTATGGACTGAAGTCGGGAAATGATAATTTTTTGAAAATAAATATCCATATTGTGAATAATATTTTTTATTTTGCCATCGAAAATGATAAAGATAAAAACTCTAAAAAAACAACAACTTTAGGGGGAATAGGAGTGAAAAATATAGAAAAAAGATTAAAACTTTTATACCCAAATAACCATGAAATACTGATAGAAGACAGAGAAACCAGTTTTTTTGTCTCTCTCTCTATAAATTTGACCTAG
- a CDS encoding LytR/AlgR family response regulator transcription factor yields MTEKLRCIVIDDEPIGRELIVDFVKTIPFLELQTSYEDPIDALAYLQSNEVDIIFSDIEMPKINGIDLIRTLTKPPAIIFITAHRDFALEGFESGVVDYLVKPVAYSRFLKAVNRAKERIQTSAKTKSTSPETDSSPERIFIKVNGKLVKVILEDILYAEALGDYLKIVTDTETFTTLATLKSMEDILVAPAFFRVQRSFIVKITSIKSVSGNIIELNNGKTITIALNKKDELFNLLRI; encoded by the coding sequence ATGACTGAGAAATTACGCTGTATAGTTATTGATGATGAGCCAATTGGCAGAGAATTGATAGTAGATTTTGTGAAAACCATTCCTTTTCTGGAATTGCAGACCTCTTATGAAGACCCGATTGATGCTCTTGCATATCTTCAATCTAATGAGGTAGATATTATTTTTAGTGATATAGAAATGCCCAAAATTAATGGGATTGATCTTATTCGTACACTTACCAAACCACCTGCCATTATATTCATTACCGCACATAGAGATTTTGCTTTAGAAGGATTTGAAAGCGGGGTAGTAGACTATCTTGTAAAGCCGGTAGCTTATAGTAGATTCTTAAAAGCGGTTAATAGAGCAAAAGAAAGAATACAGACTTCTGCTAAAACCAAAAGCACTTCTCCGGAAACAGATTCCTCACCTGAGCGAATTTTTATTAAAGTAAATGGAAAACTTGTAAAAGTGATTCTTGAAGATATTCTGTATGCAGAAGCTTTAGGAGATTACCTTAAAATCGTAACAGATACGGAAACTTTTACCACTTTGGCAACACTGAAGTCTATGGAAGATATTCTGGTTGCCCCTGCTTTCTTTAGAGTGCAAAGATCTTTTATAGTAAAAATTACCTCCATAAAATCTGTTTCAGGAAATATTATTGAACTTAATAATGGTAAGACTATTACAATAGCGCTTAACAAAAAGGATGAATTATTTAATCTGTTAAGAATTTAG
- a CDS encoding lantibiotic dehydratase: MKKYETYDKYLVRKPLFSYEILFNNDGTRNIEDVVEELIQNDSFVTSIYWSSPDLYDTIINYREKKLKEDKIPRLIHTLKKYAIRTSTRCTPYGTMAGVALQHIKNKHEPEPISRKARIDMDFLAEIKFHIENNENIRKKLRYKVNNTLDKIPGQYRYQELVRTDNEEKYQLSSLEMNEYLGRISKISHLMKYYEIMDLLSTDFDENEILDFIDELIDIKFLVSELQLTLTSDNTANIKTVLQSLLNEEVYEAEVYLNILNKIDQCISIIEKTPISYLPISEISEIKDLINAIGIEKTHFFHVDMKHSPESSFEPDEKMLRNINTSISILHTLRSGNSVQKDLDIFKKHFNTKYESREVSLTEVLDSEFGIGFPTGSQIGNFQGNPLIEGLSANKNAAGKQANTPNLDFILDLIEEDKKRVINLENINLKPDETSLKLQNFCIVGSPVKDQFFCRI; encoded by the coding sequence ATGAAAAAATATGAGACCTATGATAAATATCTCGTAAGAAAACCACTGTTTTCCTACGAAATATTATTTAATAATGATGGAACCAGAAATATAGAAGATGTAGTGGAAGAACTTATACAGAATGATTCTTTTGTGACATCTATATATTGGAGTTCGCCGGATTTGTATGATACCATTATCAACTATAGAGAGAAAAAACTTAAAGAAGATAAAATTCCAAGGTTAATTCATACCCTAAAAAAATATGCAATCCGTACCAGTACAAGATGTACACCGTATGGAACAATGGCAGGCGTAGCTCTGCAGCATATAAAAAATAAACATGAGCCGGAGCCAATTTCCAGAAAAGCAAGAATCGATATGGATTTTCTTGCAGAAATTAAATTTCATATCGAGAATAATGAAAATATCAGGAAGAAGTTAAGGTATAAAGTAAATAATACACTAGATAAAATTCCCGGACAATATCGATATCAGGAGCTGGTAAGAACTGACAATGAAGAAAAGTATCAATTGTCATCACTGGAAATGAATGAATATCTTGGGAGGATATCAAAAATTTCTCATTTGATGAAGTATTATGAAATCATGGACTTACTCTCCACCGATTTTGATGAGAATGAGATCTTGGATTTTATTGATGAATTGATTGATATTAAATTCTTAGTAAGTGAACTTCAGCTCACTCTTACATCAGATAATACAGCGAATATTAAAACGGTATTGCAGTCGCTTTTAAATGAAGAAGTATATGAAGCAGAAGTATATCTGAATATTTTAAATAAAATTGATCAGTGTATTTCCATAATAGAAAAAACACCCATTTCCTATCTTCCCATATCCGAAATTTCCGAGATTAAAGATTTAATCAATGCCATCGGAATTGAAAAAACACATTTTTTTCATGTGGATATGAAACATTCTCCAGAAAGTAGTTTTGAACCGGATGAGAAAATGCTTCGAAATATCAATACTTCGATTTCCATATTACATACATTGAGATCAGGAAATTCAGTACAGAAGGATTTAGATATTTTTAAAAAGCATTTTAATACCAAATACGAATCAAGGGAAGTTTCCCTTACTGAAGTATTGGATTCGGAGTTTGGAATTGGGTTTCCAACAGGATCGCAGATTGGGAATTTTCAGGGAAATCCTCTTATAGAAGGTCTTTCTGCCAATAAAAATGCTGCAGGAAAACAGGCAAATACTCCTAATTTAGATTTTATTTTAGATCTTATTGAAGAAGATAAGAAAAGAGTTATTAATCTGGAAAATATCAATTTAAAACCGGATGAAACTTCTTTAAAACTTCAAAACTTTTGTATTGTAGGTTCTCCGGTTAAGGATCAATTTTTTTGCAGAATATAG
- a CDS encoding DUF5074 domain-containing protein, with product MKKFYLFTVLFLFAFFTNAQIKVQGVPRNDISVNTPLTTTNITNTISFSDIQYWVGTGSNQAAFVVQWNDGKNPDALVWGFRWDGNATGEDMLKAIAKADHRFFTLMYPGTPYGTAIGGLGFDLNGQDSNALIKSGNATYPLYPVDGIVKTTAYDFDDYTAKDVNDHWKSGWNNGFWSYLIKNPSDSDFSSSGSGSTGRILQNGSWDVWNYSPDFQTPPISSTLTPVSPYVTTTNFTNGFFVVNEDWFGHGNGSVNFIDNNGQINYRAYSSVNNNHAFGATTSHGTIYGDKFYFVSKQAADGGDTQYTPGGRLVVANAKTLQKIATFNTIGTADGRSFLGVDEHKGYIGTSKGIYLFDIDNLQIGSLINGTGTAQIGNMIRTSKYVFAVNQTAGIQIIDPNTNTVINTIAGSFHSIVQAKDGSVWAIQSQKLANIDPSTFAVQYYNIPTSTYSGSWGAWNAGSFTASNTENTLYWMKSGNQIAKFDVTSKVFNETFITLPGQTGAYKQIPYGAALRVNPANGNLVANTTESGFGAHFQKNWIHTFNSGGSLIDTKVLNDYYWFPSVTVFPDNTAPVVSNTFPSQVTASGITTIDLKTLISDEDSFGSSIVKSVKSNSNPSVVSADINFNEELVLTPIGSGTSDIVISFNSNGKVVERTLKVNSTTSTLATAEVKKLEFGIYPNPVTDILYIKTQEKVVNVSIYDASGKFINTQFNNGQVNVSMLPKGIYILKAKTDKAVYQQKLIKN from the coding sequence ATGAAAAAGTTTTATCTTTTTACTGTGCTTTTTTTGTTTGCATTTTTCACGAATGCCCAGATAAAAGTACAGGGAGTACCCCGGAATGATATTTCGGTAAATACTCCTTTAACCACTACCAATATTACAAATACGATCAGCTTTTCTGATATTCAGTACTGGGTAGGAACAGGTTCCAATCAGGCCGCATTTGTAGTGCAGTGGAATGACGGTAAAAATCCTGATGCTCTGGTATGGGGTTTCAGATGGGATGGCAATGCTACAGGAGAAGATATGCTTAAAGCGATTGCAAAAGCAGATCACAGATTCTTTACTCTAATGTATCCGGGAACTCCATACGGAACTGCAATAGGCGGACTTGGATTTGATTTGAATGGTCAGGATTCCAATGCTCTTATTAAAAGTGGGAATGCCACCTATCCGCTATATCCTGTGGATGGTATTGTAAAAACTACAGCCTATGATTTCGATGATTATACAGCAAAAGATGTAAATGACCACTGGAAGTCCGGCTGGAATAATGGTTTTTGGTCTTATCTGATTAAAAACCCTTCAGATTCCGATTTTTCCTCTTCGGGATCAGGATCTACAGGACGTATCCTTCAAAATGGATCATGGGATGTATGGAATTATAGTCCCGATTTCCAGACTCCCCCAATATCATCTACTTTAACACCGGTTTCCCCTTATGTAACCACAACAAATTTTACCAACGGCTTTTTTGTTGTAAATGAAGACTGGTTCGGACATGGTAACGGTTCTGTTAACTTTATTGATAACAACGGACAGATTAATTACAGAGCCTACAGCAGTGTAAATAATAACCATGCTTTCGGTGCTACCACATCACACGGAACTATTTATGGTGATAAATTCTATTTTGTTTCCAAGCAGGCTGCTGATGGTGGAGATACCCAATATACACCTGGAGGAAGATTAGTAGTTGCCAATGCAAAGACGTTGCAGAAAATTGCAACATTTAATACGATTGGAACAGCAGACGGAAGATCTTTCCTTGGAGTTGATGAACATAAAGGATACATTGGAACATCTAAAGGAATCTATTTATTTGATATTGATAATCTGCAAATAGGAAGTCTAATCAATGGAACAGGAACAGCACAGATCGGAAATATGATCCGTACTTCAAAATATGTTTTTGCAGTGAATCAAACGGCAGGAATCCAGATTATTGACCCTAATACCAATACGGTTATCAATACCATTGCTGGCTCTTTCCATTCTATTGTTCAGGCTAAAGATGGAAGTGTTTGGGCAATTCAGAGCCAGAAGCTAGCCAATATTGATCCTTCAACTTTTGCAGTACAGTACTATAATATTCCAACTTCAACCTATTCAGGATCATGGGGAGCATGGAATGCAGGAAGTTTCACTGCAAGTAATACTGAAAATACATTATATTGGATGAAATCAGGAAATCAGATTGCAAAATTTGATGTAACCAGCAAAGTATTCAATGAAACCTTTATTACACTACCAGGACAGACAGGAGCTTATAAACAAATCCCTTACGGGGCAGCACTTCGTGTAAATCCGGCTAATGGAAATCTTGTTGCCAATACTACAGAAAGCGGATTTGGAGCTCATTTCCAAAAAAACTGGATTCACACATTTAACTCAGGTGGAAGTCTAATTGATACCAAAGTATTGAATGACTATTACTGGTTCCCTTCTGTAACCGTATTCCCGGATAATACTGCTCCGGTAGTAAGCAATACTTTCCCGTCTCAGGTTACAGCCTCTGGTATTACAACTATTGATCTTAAAACGTTGATTTCTGATGAAGACAGCTTTGGCTCTTCTATTGTGAAATCTGTTAAGTCAAATAGTAATCCATCAGTAGTTTCTGCTGATATCAATTTTAATGAAGAATTGGTACTTACTCCAATAGGTTCAGGAACATCAGATATTGTAATCAGCTTTAACTCAAACGGAAAAGTAGTAGAAAGAACACTCAAGGTAAACAGCACTACTTCTACATTAGCAACTGCTGAGGTGAAAAAACTGGAGTTTGGCATCTATCCGAACCCGGTTACAGATATTTTGTATATCAAAACTCAGGAAAAAGTGGTAAACGTTTCTATTTATGATGCTTCAGGTAAGTTTATCAATACTCAGTTTAATAATGGACAAGTAAATGTAAGCATGTTACCGAAAGGAATATACATCCTAAAAGCTAAAACTGATAAAGCAGTATATCAGCAAAAACTGATTAAAAATTAA
- a CDS encoding lantibiotic dehydratase: MGRFALLDDNIKDFCSEIHQKEQDCSTEIIFAEIIYIPGKRTANITRRPQFTEYEIPIFAGTGNHDKEILLNDIMVSVKGDEIILRSKKLNKRIIPRLSNAHNFYNSENAAYKFLCAIQVQNQDNINLNINYSKLKKDLSPELLIEILFYIARVG, encoded by the coding sequence ATGGGAAGATTTGCTTTGCTGGATGACAATATCAAAGATTTTTGTAGCGAAATTCATCAAAAAGAGCAGGACTGCTCTACTGAAATCATTTTTGCCGAGATTATTTATATTCCTGGAAAACGTACTGCAAATATTACCAGAAGACCCCAATTCACAGAATATGAAATCCCGATTTTTGCAGGGACCGGCAATCATGATAAAGAAATTTTATTGAACGATATTATGGTGTCAGTAAAAGGGGATGAGATCATTTTAAGGTCTAAAAAGCTTAATAAAAGAATTATTCCAAGACTTTCAAATGCACATAATTTTTATAATAGTGAAAATGCTGCGTATAAGTTTTTGTGTGCCATTCAGGTGCAAAATCAAGATAATATCAATCTGAATATCAATTATTCAAAGCTTAAAAAAGATTTATCCCCAGAATTGCTTATAGAAATATTATTTTACATCGCGCGTGTTGGGTGA